A stretch of the Lactuca sativa cultivar Salinas chromosome 9, Lsat_Salinas_v11, whole genome shotgun sequence genome encodes the following:
- the LOC111876525 gene encoding B3 domain-containing transcription repressor VAL1 isoform X1, with translation MSSSKVCMNGLCGAKTTPQWKRGWPMKAGGFATLCYTCGIAYENVTYCERFHLNEPGWRECKFCEKPVHCGCVVSKYLHECLDLGGISCIKCIRARGTQALKPIQSYPTDIPNGFIPFSATWHSSVIGNRINGGASLEKGKLTQLSESIEKHHRQPSPSTPSLTHQIKQDENRLSSNKELNTIFPSASSLFGTPDHHNNSGRTDLGLKALYEAIPPQPSLSYSLGNNNNALTTTTKPSNANANANVSSSDGRETEKVAGFKQGQRSRVTFPKPSKTGTGSSNSQRSQSNKGAVSENRVARPPAEGRGRNQLLPRYWPKITDQELLQISGDLNSNCTITPLFEKVLSASDAGRIGRLVLPKACAEAYFPAINQSEGLPIRIQDIKGKEWTFQFRFWPNNNSRMYVLEGVTPCIQNMQLQAGDTVIFSRLDPGEKLVIGCRKATISAEIQEGETAAVNGVAGGTSGGNGNVATKNMEQEGMGNGDSAQVQRGAVVNVIQEKNKKTRNIGSKNKRLLMHNEDAMELKVTWEEAHELLRPPPTSKPTLSMIENCEFEEYDEPPVFGKKTVFTSHASGSQEQWGQCDSCSKWRKLPPDVLLPSKWTCSDNVWDPDRCSCSVPDEINTRDLERIFKLGKDMKKRKHPEGRAVEEQEPSGLDALATAAVLGESEFGESSAAGPTTRHPRHRPGCTCIVCIQPPSGKGKHKPNCFCNVCLTVKRRFKTLMLRKKKRLSDREAEVAQKALAASLNNGIGISEQNGNGNGIEVEVEVGESSSKGGGQRLDLNCDPDKEEEMTPVATSNNNNNASALTIEWERLLEVLVPCSQPPPKATTEMEVCPPAPVEIKVEGQPSSLAATDETPVPLPLVDVVEVEVEMEEKLVEEDR, from the exons ATGTCGTCGTCGAAGGTTTGCATGAATGGATTGTGTGGGGCGAAGACGACTCCTCAATGGAAGAGAGGTTGGCCCATGAAGGCCGGCGGTTTCGCGACTCTCTGCTACACTTGCGG AATTGCCTATGAAAATGTAACATACTGTGAAAGATTCCACCTGAATGAACCCGGTTGGAGGGAATGCAAATTCTGTGAGAAG CCTGTTCACTGTGGATGTGTTGTTTCAAAATATCTTCACGAATGTCTTGATTTGGGAGGAATATCATGTATAAAATGCATAAGAGCAAGGGGAACACAAGCCCTAAAACCGATACAG AGCTACCCAACCGACATTCCTAATGGCTTCATTCCATTTTCCGCCACTTGGCATTCATCTGTGATTGGTAATCGAATAAATGGTGGGGCCAGCCTTGAAAAGGGAAAACTGACACAGTTAAGCGAATCCATAGAGAAACATCATCGTCAACCCTCTCCTTCAACTCCATCccttactcatcaaatcaaacAAGATGAAAACCGTCTTTCTTCTAATAAAGAACTCAACACAATCTTTCCAAGTGCATCATCTTTATTTGGTACACCAGATCATCATAATAATAGTGGAAGAACAGATTTAGGTCTGAAAGCATTATACGAAGCAATCCCTCCTCAACCATCTTTAAGTTATTCTCTTGGTAATAATAATAAtgcattgaccaccactaccaaGCCTTCTAATGCTAATGCGAATGCGAATGTTAGTAGTAGTGATGGAAGAGAAACAGAAAAAGTTGCAGGTTTTAAACAAGGTCAAAGATCACGTGTCACGTTTCCAAAACCATCTAAAACTGGGACTGGGAGTAGTAATAGTCAACGCTCACAGTCAAACAAAGGGGCAGTTTCGGAAAACAGAGTTGCCAGACCACCTGCTGAAGGTAGAGGTCGGAATCAGTTACTCCCGAGGTACTGGCCAAAGATAACTGATCAAGAACTATTGCAAATATCTGGGGA CTTGAATTCCAATTGCACTATTACTCCATTATTTGAGAAGGTTCTGAGTGCCAGTGATGCTGGTAGAATTGGGCGGTTGGTTTTGCCTAAAGCATGTGCTGAA GCGTATTTCCCTGCTATTAATCAATCGGAAGGTTTACCAATAAGAATTCAGGACATAAAGGGGAAAGAGTGGACTTTTCAGTTCCGATTTTGGCCCAATAATAACAGCCGCATGTATGTTTTAGAGGGTGTAACTCCTTGCATACAAAATATGCAACTTCAAGCTGGGGACACAG TTATATTTAGTCGACTGGATCCAGGAGAAAAACTCGTTATAGGTTGTCGAAAAGCAACGATTTCTGCTGAAATACAG GAAGGTGAAACGGCAGCTGTGAATGGTGTTGCTGGTGGGACGTCTGGTGGGAATGGAAACGTGGCGACA AAGAATATGGAGCAAGAAGGCATGGGTAATGGGGATTCAGCACAAGTACAGAGAGGAGCAGTAGTGAATGTGATTCAAGAAAAGAATAAGAAGACGCGTAATATAGGATCAAAAAACAAGAGGTTGCTGATGCATAATGAAGATGCCATGGAACTGAAGGTCACATGGGAAGAAGCACACGAGCTGCTTCGCCCACCTCCTACTTCTAAACCAACCCTTTCCATGATTGAAAATTGTGAATTTGAAGAATATGAT GAACCACCAGTGTTTGGCAAGAAGACTGTATTCACATCGCATGCATCTGG GTCACAAGAACAATGGGGTCAATGTGACAGTTGCTCAAAATGGAGGAAGTTGCCTCCTGatgttcttcttccttcaaaatgGACATGCTCTGATAATGTTTGGGATCCAGATAG GTGTTCCTGTTCAGTTCCGGATGAAATAAACACACGCGATCTGGAACGAATCTTCAAATTAGGGAAAG ATATGAAGAAGCGGAAACATCCGGAAGGAAGGGCGGTTGAAGAACAAGAGCCATCTGGGCTAGATGCATTAGCTACAGCTGCAGTGTTGGGAGAAAGCGAATTTGGTGAGTCATCAGCAGCGGGGCCCACAACAAGACACCCGCGACACCGGCCGGGGTGCACATGTATCGTTTGTATTCAGCCTCCGAGCGGAAAGGGAAAACACAAACCCAATTGCTTCTGTAATGTCTGTCTCACAGTCAAACGTCGCTTCAAAACATTAATGCTTCGTAAGAAGAAACGCTTGTCCGATAGGGAGGCCGAAGTCGCGCAGAAAGCCTTGGCGGCCTCCCTCAACAACGGAATCGGAATCAGCGAACAGAATGGGAATGGGAATGGGATTGAAGTGGAGGTGGAGGTTGGTGAGAGTAGTAGCAAAGGAGGAGGACAGCGGTTGGATCTGAATTGTGATCCGgataaagaagaagaaatgaCTCCGGTGGCtactagtaataataataataatgcttCTGCGTTGACTATAGAGTGGGAACGCCTGCTTGAAGTACTTGTACCTTGTTCGCAGCCTCCTCCTAAAGCTACAACTGAAATGGAAGTGTGTCCTCCGGCTCCGGTTGAGATTAAAGTTGAAGGACAACCTTCATCTTTGGCAGCTACGGATGAAACCCCTGTCCCTCTCCCTCTGGTAGATGTGGTTGAGGTTGAGGTTGAGATGGAGGAGAAGCTTGTTGAAGAAGACAGATAG
- the LOC111876525 gene encoding B3 domain-containing transcription repressor VAL1 isoform X2 — MSSSKVCMNGLCGAKTTPQWKRGWPMKAGGFATLCYTCGIAYENVTYCERFHLNEPGWRECKFCEKPVHCGCVVSKYLHECLDLGGISCIKCIRARGTQALKPIQSYPTDIPNGFIPFSATWHSSVIGNRINGGASLEKGKLTQLSESIEKHHRQPSPSTPSLTHQIKQDENRLSSNKELNTIFPSASSLFGTPDHHNNSGRTDLGLKALYEAIPPQPSLSYSLGNNNNALTTTTKPSNANANANVSSSDGRETEKVAGFKQGQRSRVTFPKPSKTGTGSSNSQRSQSNKGAVSENRVARPPAEGRGRNQLLPRYWPKITDQELLQISGDLNSNCTITPLFEKVLSASDAGRIGRLVLPKACAEAYFPAINQSEGLPIRIQDIKGKEWTFQFRFWPNNNSRMYVLEGVTPCIQNMQLQAGDTVIFSRLDPGEKLVIGCRKATISAEIQEGETAAVNGVAGGTSGGNGNVATNMEQEGMGNGDSAQVQRGAVVNVIQEKNKKTRNIGSKNKRLLMHNEDAMELKVTWEEAHELLRPPPTSKPTLSMIENCEFEEYDEPPVFGKKTVFTSHASGSQEQWGQCDSCSKWRKLPPDVLLPSKWTCSDNVWDPDRCSCSVPDEINTRDLERIFKLGKDMKKRKHPEGRAVEEQEPSGLDALATAAVLGESEFGESSAAGPTTRHPRHRPGCTCIVCIQPPSGKGKHKPNCFCNVCLTVKRRFKTLMLRKKKRLSDREAEVAQKALAASLNNGIGISEQNGNGNGIEVEVEVGESSSKGGGQRLDLNCDPDKEEEMTPVATSNNNNNASALTIEWERLLEVLVPCSQPPPKATTEMEVCPPAPVEIKVEGQPSSLAATDETPVPLPLVDVVEVEVEMEEKLVEEDR, encoded by the exons ATGTCGTCGTCGAAGGTTTGCATGAATGGATTGTGTGGGGCGAAGACGACTCCTCAATGGAAGAGAGGTTGGCCCATGAAGGCCGGCGGTTTCGCGACTCTCTGCTACACTTGCGG AATTGCCTATGAAAATGTAACATACTGTGAAAGATTCCACCTGAATGAACCCGGTTGGAGGGAATGCAAATTCTGTGAGAAG CCTGTTCACTGTGGATGTGTTGTTTCAAAATATCTTCACGAATGTCTTGATTTGGGAGGAATATCATGTATAAAATGCATAAGAGCAAGGGGAACACAAGCCCTAAAACCGATACAG AGCTACCCAACCGACATTCCTAATGGCTTCATTCCATTTTCCGCCACTTGGCATTCATCTGTGATTGGTAATCGAATAAATGGTGGGGCCAGCCTTGAAAAGGGAAAACTGACACAGTTAAGCGAATCCATAGAGAAACATCATCGTCAACCCTCTCCTTCAACTCCATCccttactcatcaaatcaaacAAGATGAAAACCGTCTTTCTTCTAATAAAGAACTCAACACAATCTTTCCAAGTGCATCATCTTTATTTGGTACACCAGATCATCATAATAATAGTGGAAGAACAGATTTAGGTCTGAAAGCATTATACGAAGCAATCCCTCCTCAACCATCTTTAAGTTATTCTCTTGGTAATAATAATAAtgcattgaccaccactaccaaGCCTTCTAATGCTAATGCGAATGCGAATGTTAGTAGTAGTGATGGAAGAGAAACAGAAAAAGTTGCAGGTTTTAAACAAGGTCAAAGATCACGTGTCACGTTTCCAAAACCATCTAAAACTGGGACTGGGAGTAGTAATAGTCAACGCTCACAGTCAAACAAAGGGGCAGTTTCGGAAAACAGAGTTGCCAGACCACCTGCTGAAGGTAGAGGTCGGAATCAGTTACTCCCGAGGTACTGGCCAAAGATAACTGATCAAGAACTATTGCAAATATCTGGGGA CTTGAATTCCAATTGCACTATTACTCCATTATTTGAGAAGGTTCTGAGTGCCAGTGATGCTGGTAGAATTGGGCGGTTGGTTTTGCCTAAAGCATGTGCTGAA GCGTATTTCCCTGCTATTAATCAATCGGAAGGTTTACCAATAAGAATTCAGGACATAAAGGGGAAAGAGTGGACTTTTCAGTTCCGATTTTGGCCCAATAATAACAGCCGCATGTATGTTTTAGAGGGTGTAACTCCTTGCATACAAAATATGCAACTTCAAGCTGGGGACACAG TTATATTTAGTCGACTGGATCCAGGAGAAAAACTCGTTATAGGTTGTCGAAAAGCAACGATTTCTGCTGAAATACAG GAAGGTGAAACGGCAGCTGTGAATGGTGTTGCTGGTGGGACGTCTGGTGGGAATGGAAACGTGGCGACA AATATGGAGCAAGAAGGCATGGGTAATGGGGATTCAGCACAAGTACAGAGAGGAGCAGTAGTGAATGTGATTCAAGAAAAGAATAAGAAGACGCGTAATATAGGATCAAAAAACAAGAGGTTGCTGATGCATAATGAAGATGCCATGGAACTGAAGGTCACATGGGAAGAAGCACACGAGCTGCTTCGCCCACCTCCTACTTCTAAACCAACCCTTTCCATGATTGAAAATTGTGAATTTGAAGAATATGAT GAACCACCAGTGTTTGGCAAGAAGACTGTATTCACATCGCATGCATCTGG GTCACAAGAACAATGGGGTCAATGTGACAGTTGCTCAAAATGGAGGAAGTTGCCTCCTGatgttcttcttccttcaaaatgGACATGCTCTGATAATGTTTGGGATCCAGATAG GTGTTCCTGTTCAGTTCCGGATGAAATAAACACACGCGATCTGGAACGAATCTTCAAATTAGGGAAAG ATATGAAGAAGCGGAAACATCCGGAAGGAAGGGCGGTTGAAGAACAAGAGCCATCTGGGCTAGATGCATTAGCTACAGCTGCAGTGTTGGGAGAAAGCGAATTTGGTGAGTCATCAGCAGCGGGGCCCACAACAAGACACCCGCGACACCGGCCGGGGTGCACATGTATCGTTTGTATTCAGCCTCCGAGCGGAAAGGGAAAACACAAACCCAATTGCTTCTGTAATGTCTGTCTCACAGTCAAACGTCGCTTCAAAACATTAATGCTTCGTAAGAAGAAACGCTTGTCCGATAGGGAGGCCGAAGTCGCGCAGAAAGCCTTGGCGGCCTCCCTCAACAACGGAATCGGAATCAGCGAACAGAATGGGAATGGGAATGGGATTGAAGTGGAGGTGGAGGTTGGTGAGAGTAGTAGCAAAGGAGGAGGACAGCGGTTGGATCTGAATTGTGATCCGgataaagaagaagaaatgaCTCCGGTGGCtactagtaataataataataatgcttCTGCGTTGACTATAGAGTGGGAACGCCTGCTTGAAGTACTTGTACCTTGTTCGCAGCCTCCTCCTAAAGCTACAACTGAAATGGAAGTGTGTCCTCCGGCTCCGGTTGAGATTAAAGTTGAAGGACAACCTTCATCTTTGGCAGCTACGGATGAAACCCCTGTCCCTCTCCCTCTGGTAGATGTGGTTGAGGTTGAGGTTGAGATGGAGGAGAAGCTTGTTGAAGAAGACAGATAG
- the LOC111876561 gene encoding uncharacterized protein LOC111876561, whose translation MSDRATLAKARRELEELYLGVPDDSVNLTFQDFAQVSQNHVSTAAGGKKKHTPPPPPPTKKMDSISELSTPKHDHFPPQHLAKLPSLDFSRALEASSTAPPHLHSPALAVPPGRNYRHHHRVEEVVQHGYSHGDHHDNYAAGSHGHHAMKSHGHGHGQHGHVMEKSMAYDDMSMMSGMSMTSMYQEKSARRRPGIPHSNICTVCSVYIYMFRNRCLVCGRVYCKQCLNIGMGEMTEGRKCVDCVGRKFSQRYIHRAGNVGCWSSCFNGYPNTVKIQELKWAERGPRRSGQNMYNKSAMMSTQKSPLGTPRTPNRAHFTSGPPSFVTTPEYSPYGTPSRHHLPF comes from the exons ATGAGTGATCGAGCAACGTTGGCCAAGGCTAGAAGAGAGCTCGAAGAATTGTATCTTGGTGTCCCTGATGATTCTGTAAACCTAACTTTTCAAGATTTTGCACAAGTGTCACAGAATCATGTATCCACGGCAGCCGGCGGCAAAAAGAAACATACCCCACCTCCACCGCCACCCACCAAAAAAATGGATTCAATATCTGAATTATCCACCCCAAAACATGATCACTTTCCGCCACAACATCTGGCCAAACTTCCCAGTCTTGATTTCAGTAGAGCCTTAGAAGCGTCCTCCACCGCTCCGCCACATCTCCATTCGCCGGCGCTTGCGGTGCCGCCGGGGAGAAATTACAGGCACCACCACCGAGTGGAGGAGGTAGTGCAACATGGGTATAGCCATGGTGATCATCATGATAATTATGCTGCTGGATCACACGGGCATCATGCGATGAAGAGTCATGGCCATGGACATGGACAACATGGGCATGTTATGGAGAAAAGCATGGCGTATGATGACATGAGCATGATGAGTGGGATGAGCATGACATCCATGTATCAAGAAAAGAGCGCACGACGTCGTCCTGGAATCCCTCACTCCAATATTTGCACTGTCTGCAGTGTCTATATCTATATGTTTCGTAACCGTTGCCTT GTTTGTGGAAGAGTATATTGTAAACAATGTTTGAATATCGGAATGGGAGAGATGACTGAAGGAAGAAAGTGTGTTGATTGTGTTGGAAGAAAATTCAGTCAACG GTATATACATAGGGCAGGGAATGTCGGGTGCTGGTCAAGCTGTTTCAATGGGTACCCAAATACTGTGAAAATACAAGAGCTTAAATGGGCCGAAAGAGGGCCTAGAAGATCTGGACAAAATATGTATAACAAGAGTGCAATGATGTCCACTCAAAAAAGCCCATTGGGGACCCCAAGAACTCCAAATCGGGCTCATTTTACAAGCGGCCCACCTTCTTTTGTTACTACTCCTGAGTATTCTCCTTATGGCACCCCTTCACGTCATCACCTTCCTTTCTAA
- the LOC111876524 gene encoding RING-H2 finger protein ATL73, with protein sequence MVLATVYRRLLQTDIQVPPAAANGSSIDGGYTAGDDSFDNNMMIILAVLLCALICALGLNSVVRCLLRCSQTFVFEHPGQPTARTASNGREQGWLSDIPVVVYQSEMKIPTTDCPICLGDFSEGEKVRNLPKCKHWFHVKCIDKWLLSQLSCPICRQLLFELDEV encoded by the coding sequence ATGGTTCTGGCGACGGTGTACCGCCGGCTACTGCAAACCGACATCCAGGTTCCGCCGGCGGCAGCCAATGGAAGCTCAATAGACGGTGGTTACACAGCTGGTGATGACAGCTTTGACAACAATATGATGATTATACTTGCTGTCTTGCTATGTGCATTAATATGTGCACTCGGCCTTAATTCGGTAGTACGTTGCCTCTTAAGGTGTAGCCAAACTTTTGTTTTCGAGCATCCTGGACAACCCACTGCACGAACAGCATCGAATGGTCGGGAACAAGGGTGGTTGAGTGACATTCCGGTGGTGGTTTATCAGTCGGAGATGAAAATTCCGACCACCGATTGTCCGATTTGCCTCGGAGACTTCAGTGAAGGTGAAAAAGTTAGAAATTTGCCCAAGTGTAAACATTGGTTTCATGTTAAATGTATAGATAAATGGCTTCTTTCACAATTATCTTGTCCGATATGTAGGCAGCTTTTGTTTGAACTAGATGAAGTTTAA